In Chitinophaga sp. HK235, a single window of DNA contains:
- a CDS encoding ATP-binding protein — MTTSFHTPLHYLRAFINARLSVHFGHTSSLTMGDAPVLQDGSPFATWIDEVQPGREELISLLLALVPHLQPGFLEDILAEYIPEGSDFIPIGGVKNLYHRGLLPTGETLLFILAGNDTDARVAIQNRLLQGSIFRQGILRIEAVPPGAPAMSGRLLLLEETIIHWLTGNKQRSGLPTGMAERISTGQEWNDLVLNNNTMQQVQEITQWLKYANTMQSEWQLKSGNRAGYRALFHGPAGTGKTMAAALLGRNTQREVFRIDLSRVVSRYIDETEKNLNHLFDKAEQKNWVLFFDEADALLGKRTEIKDAHDRYATLETNYLLQRMEAYKGLIILSSRYKENMDESFLHRLQNIVHFPVPAPSERYLLWSRAFPDKIKLAESISLEHISRHHELTGANINSIAFRCCLKLFGDQRLELSDDDLKEAIHLELVKEGKV; from the coding sequence ATGACGACCTCTTTCCACACACCACTACACTATCTCCGGGCATTCATCAACGCCCGTTTGTCTGTCCACTTCGGCCATACCAGCAGCCTCACCATGGGCGATGCTCCTGTGTTGCAGGATGGCTCTCCTTTTGCCACCTGGATAGATGAAGTCCAGCCAGGCAGGGAAGAACTGATAAGCCTGTTGCTGGCACTGGTACCTCATCTGCAACCCGGCTTTCTGGAAGACATCCTTGCGGAGTATATTCCGGAAGGCAGTGACTTCATCCCTATTGGCGGCGTAAAAAACCTTTACCACAGGGGCTTACTGCCTACCGGTGAAACACTGTTATTTATCCTCGCCGGCAATGATACAGATGCCAGAGTAGCCATTCAAAACAGGCTATTACAAGGTAGCATCTTCCGGCAGGGTATTCTCCGTATAGAAGCCGTACCTCCGGGAGCACCAGCCATGTCCGGACGGCTGCTGCTGTTGGAAGAAACCATTATTCACTGGCTGACCGGCAACAAACAACGCTCCGGGCTCCCCACGGGAATGGCTGAACGTATTTCCACCGGTCAGGAATGGAACGACCTCGTACTGAATAACAACACCATGCAGCAGGTGCAGGAAATAACACAGTGGCTGAAATATGCCAACACCATGCAGTCCGAATGGCAGCTGAAATCCGGGAACAGAGCGGGTTACCGCGCCCTGTTCCATGGCCCTGCCGGCACCGGAAAAACCATGGCTGCAGCCCTCCTGGGCCGAAACACCCAACGGGAAGTATTCCGGATAGACCTGTCCAGGGTCGTTTCCAGGTACATCGATGAAACAGAAAAAAACCTAAACCATCTCTTCGACAAGGCAGAACAAAAAAACTGGGTCCTGTTTTTTGATGAAGCCGACGCCTTGTTAGGTAAAAGAACAGAGATAAAGGATGCACATGACCGATACGCCACCCTTGAAACCAATTATCTGCTTCAACGTATGGAAGCCTATAAGGGCCTCATCATCCTGTCATCCCGTTATAAAGAGAACATGGATGAATCTTTCCTCCATCGGCTACAGAACATCGTACACTTCCCTGTTCCAGCCCCCTCCGAAAGATACCTCCTCTGGAGCCGCGCCTTTCCCGACAAAATAAAACTGGCGGAATCTATCTCCCTGGAACATATCTCCCGGCATCATGAGCTGACTGGCGCCAATATCAACAGCATTGCTTTCCGCTGCTGCCTGAAACTCTTTGGTGACCAGCGCCTGGAGCTTTCAGACGACGACCTGAAGGAAGCCATCCATCTTGAACTGGTAAAAGAAGGTAAAGTCTGA
- a CDS encoding helix-turn-helix domain-containing protein produces the protein MQHTTPTPEAIALAIKQQAETIYAGDFSFPENFSLAEQLTQALQLDYSILCQTFLAKENITLEKYIENLRIEKIKELLVYSNDTLPQIAAKLGFLHARQMAAHFKAHTGLNTGYFREIRKSRLSIKDMPGKPS, from the coding sequence ATGCAACATACAACACCCACACCTGAAGCCATTGCCCTGGCCATCAAACAGCAGGCAGAAACAATATATGCCGGCGATTTTTCCTTTCCGGAGAATTTCAGTCTGGCCGAACAGCTGACACAAGCGCTGCAGCTCGACTATTCCATCCTCTGCCAGACCTTCCTGGCAAAGGAAAACATTACATTAGAAAAGTATATAGAAAACCTGCGAATTGAGAAAATAAAGGAATTACTGGTATATAGTAATGATACCCTGCCACAAATAGCTGCCAAACTGGGCTTTCTGCATGCCCGGCAGATGGCGGCCCATTTCAAGGCCCATACAGGCCTCAATACGGGCTATTTCAGGGAAATCCGGAAGTCCAGGCTGTCTATTAAAGATATGCCAGGCAAACCATCTTAA
- a CDS encoding heavy metal translocating P-type ATPase: protein MNTLTLDHTSRATGHQHKKGLIKETFPVLEMTCAACAISVESTLGSVEGVQAAGVNFANQSAWVEYNPAAVTPEQLRDAVRSIGYDIVIERENQDEIKEAAQQKHYQEVKQRTIWASALSLPIVIIGMFFMDMPYGNWIMMALATPVVFYLGRSFFINAWKQARHGKANMDTLVALSTGIAWVFSAFNTLYPEFWHQRGLHAHVYFEAAAVVIAFISLGKLLEERAKSNTSSAIKKLIGLQPKTVLLVDASGNTREVPISTVKVNDILLVKPGEKIPVDGTVTAGDSYVDESMITGEPVPVLKKEGEGVFAGTINQKGSFRFKADKVGADTLLAHIIKMVQEAQGSKAPVQKLVDKIAGIFVPVVIGISILTFLTWIIAGGDNAFTHALLTSVTVLVIACPCALGLATPTAIMVGVGKGAENNILIKDAESLELAHKVNAIILDKTGTITEGKPVVTDLLYNNNHPDYNLIQSVLFSLEQQSEHPLAAAIAQHLQQEGVQPVNLTSFESVTGQGVKGVFEGQTYLAGNKKLLEENGVMLDSQSMATAGNLQAAAKTVIFYASGKQILAVVAIADRIKESSATAIAALQRQGIAVYMLTGDNQQTAAAVAKQVGITHYTAEVMPSYKATFVKQLQEEGKTVAMVGDGINDSQALAQADVSIAMGKGSDIAMDVAKMTLITSDLNSIPKALKLSSKTVRTIKQNLFWAFIYNIIGIPVAAGILFPAYGFLLDPMIAGAAMALSSVSVVSNSLRLKTAKL, encoded by the coding sequence ATGAATACTTTAACACTCGATCATACATCCAGGGCCACTGGCCATCAACATAAAAAAGGACTGATCAAAGAAACCTTTCCTGTACTCGAAATGACCTGCGCCGCCTGCGCCATCAGCGTGGAGTCTACACTCGGCTCCGTAGAAGGCGTACAAGCCGCCGGCGTTAACTTCGCCAACCAGAGCGCCTGGGTCGAATACAACCCCGCCGCTGTTACACCCGAACAATTACGCGATGCAGTAAGATCTATCGGTTATGACATCGTCATTGAAAGAGAAAACCAGGACGAAATAAAAGAAGCAGCTCAGCAGAAACATTACCAGGAAGTGAAACAACGGACCATCTGGGCTTCTGCGCTCTCCCTCCCTATCGTGATCATCGGTATGTTTTTTATGGACATGCCTTATGGCAACTGGATCATGATGGCACTCGCCACACCAGTGGTGTTTTACCTGGGTCGTAGTTTCTTTATCAACGCCTGGAAACAAGCCCGTCATGGTAAAGCCAACATGGACACACTCGTAGCCCTGAGTACCGGTATCGCCTGGGTTTTCAGTGCCTTCAACACCCTGTATCCGGAATTCTGGCATCAGCGCGGATTGCACGCCCACGTATATTTTGAAGCAGCCGCGGTAGTCATCGCTTTTATCTCTCTTGGTAAACTGCTGGAAGAAAGAGCGAAATCCAACACCTCTTCCGCTATTAAAAAACTGATAGGACTACAACCTAAAACCGTACTGCTGGTAGACGCTTCCGGCAACACCCGCGAAGTGCCCATCTCTACTGTAAAAGTAAACGACATTCTGCTGGTGAAACCCGGTGAAAAAATACCAGTAGATGGTACTGTTACTGCCGGCGACTCTTATGTAGATGAAAGTATGATCACTGGCGAACCCGTGCCTGTACTGAAAAAAGAAGGGGAAGGCGTTTTTGCCGGCACCATCAATCAGAAAGGCAGCTTCCGCTTCAAGGCAGACAAAGTAGGTGCTGACACCCTGCTCGCACATATCATCAAAATGGTACAGGAAGCACAGGGCAGTAAAGCGCCGGTACAAAAACTGGTAGACAAAATTGCCGGTATATTCGTTCCCGTAGTCATCGGTATCTCCATCCTTACCTTCCTTACCTGGATCATTGCCGGTGGAGACAACGCCTTCACACATGCCCTGCTCACTTCCGTGACAGTACTGGTGATCGCCTGCCCTTGTGCACTCGGACTGGCCACTCCTACCGCCATCATGGTGGGCGTAGGTAAAGGCGCCGAAAACAATATCCTGATCAAAGATGCCGAAAGCCTGGAACTGGCACATAAAGTAAACGCCATCATCCTCGACAAAACCGGTACCATCACTGAAGGAAAACCAGTAGTGACCGACCTCTTGTATAACAACAATCATCCTGATTATAACCTCATCCAGTCTGTTTTATTCTCTCTGGAACAACAGTCAGAACACCCGCTGGCAGCCGCTATTGCTCAGCATCTGCAACAGGAAGGCGTTCAGCCGGTTAACCTGACTTCTTTCGAAAGCGTTACCGGTCAGGGTGTAAAAGGTGTATTTGAAGGCCAGACCTATCTCGCAGGTAATAAAAAACTGCTGGAAGAAAACGGTGTCATGCTGGACAGCCAGTCTATGGCCACCGCCGGCAACCTGCAGGCAGCAGCCAAAACCGTGATCTTTTACGCCAGCGGCAAACAGATACTGGCCGTAGTAGCCATCGCCGACAGAATCAAAGAAAGTTCCGCTACCGCCATCGCCGCATTGCAACGTCAGGGTATCGCAGTATACATGCTCACCGGCGACAACCAGCAGACCGCAGCAGCTGTGGCCAAACAGGTAGGCATCACCCACTATACCGCTGAAGTAATGCCGTCCTATAAAGCCACCTTTGTAAAACAGTTGCAGGAAGAAGGTAAAACCGTAGCAATGGTTGGTGATGGTATCAACGACTCCCAGGCACTGGCACAGGCAGACGTCAGCATCGCCATGGGTAAAGGCTCTGACATCGCCATGGACGTGGCTAAAATGACGCTGATCACCTCCGATCTGAACAGCATTCCCAAAGCGCTGAAACTGTCTTCCAAAACAGTCCGCACCATCAAACAGAACCTTTTCTGGGCCTTCATCTACAACATCATCGGTATACCGGTGGCAGCAGGTATCCTGTTTCCTGCCTACGGTTTCCTCCTGGACCCGATGATTGCCGGCGCCGCCATGGCCTTAAGTTCTGTAAGTGTTGTTTCCAACAGCCTCCGGCTGAAAACAGCTAAACTCTGA
- a CDS encoding iron-sulfur cluster-binding domain-containing protein yields the protein MPLTYTWYTQKVIRETTDTVTIIFDTRGETFHYQAGQFINLTLTIDERPVTRSYSLSSAPETDLHPAITVKKVDGGLMSSHITAQAETIRSWEIDGPYGSFTPAADITPYKHVVLLAGGSGITPLYSIARSIASRQPETRITLLYASRTVAETIFKPALDTWQSQHNNIQVRYVLSRHTATDNDPQDILPGRLNRIIIKKLVKQAMGSAETSPHFFICGPSELMNMHQEALTALGIPETHILKEWFAPEATTPTVVLPDSNQEVLLHYYEQSNLVDVQPGQTILAAALEERIPLPYSCKAGTCGRCTARLTKGSVHMQQNYSLRKEELEAGYILLCQSFPLDDEVTVEIGE from the coding sequence ATGCCTTTAACATATACCTGGTACACCCAAAAAGTCATCCGGGAAACAACAGACACTGTTACTATTATTTTCGATACCCGTGGGGAAACCTTCCATTACCAGGCCGGCCAGTTCATCAATCTCACACTGACGATTGATGAACGGCCGGTAACACGGTCTTACTCCCTTAGCTCCGCGCCCGAAACAGATCTTCATCCAGCCATTACCGTTAAAAAAGTAGACGGAGGCCTCATGAGCAGCCACATTACCGCACAAGCCGAAACCATCCGCAGCTGGGAGATAGACGGACCTTATGGCTCTTTTACACCGGCAGCCGATATTACGCCTTACAAACATGTGGTATTGCTGGCCGGCGGCAGCGGAATCACACCCCTGTATTCCATCGCAAGATCTATCGCCAGCCGGCAGCCGGAAACCAGGATCACCCTGCTCTACGCCAGCCGTACAGTAGCAGAAACGATCTTCAAACCAGCCCTCGATACCTGGCAGTCACAGCACAACAATATCCAGGTCCGGTATGTTTTATCCAGACATACGGCTACTGACAACGATCCGCAGGATATCCTGCCTGGCAGGCTTAACAGGATCATCATCAAAAAACTGGTAAAACAGGCCATGGGCAGTGCGGAGACGTCTCCTCACTTTTTCATCTGCGGTCCTTCCGAACTGATGAACATGCACCAGGAAGCACTGACCGCACTGGGGATACCGGAAACGCATATACTAAAAGAATGGTTTGCGCCGGAAGCTACCACTCCTACCGTTGTGCTGCCCGACAGCAACCAGGAAGTACTGTTGCACTATTACGAACAAAGCAACCTGGTGGACGTACAACCCGGACAAACCATCCTGGCGGCCGCCCTGGAAGAGAGGATACCACTGCCCTACTCCTGTAAAGCCGGTACCTGCGGCAGATGTACCGCCAGACTTACCAAAGGCAGCGTACATATGCAGCAAAACTACAGCCTGCGGAAAGAAGAGCTGGAAGCCGGCTATATACTGCTCTGCCAGAGCTTTCCGCTCGACGATGAGGTTACGGTAGAGATCGGGGAATAA
- a CDS encoding heavy-metal-associated domain-containing protein produces the protein MKTVQFKTNIKCSGCIEKVTPGLNATAGADNWEVDLLSPDKVLTISAHEVDAAAIRQAIESAGYKAENIA, from the coding sequence ATGAAAACAGTACAATTCAAAACCAATATTAAATGTTCAGGTTGTATAGAAAAAGTGACTCCGGGATTAAACGCCACTGCTGGTGCAGATAACTGGGAAGTAGATCTTCTGTCACCCGACAAAGTACTGACCATTTCTGCTCACGAAGTAGATGCAGCGGCTATACGCCAGGCCATCGAAAGTGCAGGTTACAAAGCTGAAAACATCGCCTAA
- a CDS encoding DUF3347 domain-containing protein translates to MKKLILLASMFTALFQFKSEAQDKQLSPLLTDYYNIKDALVSGNTAGAATAATTFVQAAKGADMKAMSPAAHTAYMALQEKLITDASNISGSKDLAKQREYFKTLSDNIYQLAKDVKLSAQPVYQDYCPMKKAYWLSSSTAIKNPYYGNQMLTCGKINDTIK, encoded by the coding sequence ATGAAAAAACTCATCCTCCTTGCTTCCATGTTCACCGCCTTATTTCAATTCAAAAGTGAGGCACAGGACAAACAACTGTCACCGTTGTTAACAGACTACTATAACATTAAAGATGCGCTGGTGAGCGGTAATACCGCTGGTGCAGCCACTGCAGCCACTACCTTCGTACAGGCCGCCAAAGGCGCAGACATGAAAGCTATGAGTCCTGCTGCACATACCGCCTACATGGCCCTGCAGGAGAAGCTGATCACCGACGCTTCCAATATCTCCGGTTCCAAAGACCTGGCCAAACAAAGGGAATATTTCAAAACATTGTCTGACAATATCTACCAGCTGGCCAAAGATGTAAAACTGTCTGCCCAACCGGTATACCAGGACTACTGCCCCATGAAAAAAGCCTACTGGCTCAGCAGCAGTACCGCCATCAAAAATCCATACTATGGCAACCAGATGCTTACCTGCGGTAAGATCAACGATACCATCAAATAA
- a CDS encoding multicopper oxidase domain-containing protein, whose amino-acid sequence MKHFFALLLLFIAYNTVSAQSDDKPKTIRYDLYVGDTMVNYSGKTRHALAINGTIPGPTLHFTEGDTAEIYVHNTLHHETSIHWHGLILPNQEDGVPYLTTQPIKGMQTHKFRFPVVQHGTYWYHSHTMFQEQSGMYGSIVFHKRNAVPEKEQVVLLSDWTDIHPHQVNRMLHNASDWFAIKKGSTQSYAEAVKKGYFGTKINNEWKRMNAMDVSDVYYERFLTNGQPTASNTTYKAGDKVRLRVINGSSSTYFWLGYGGGKLTVVANDGADVEPVEVDRLLVGVSETYDVIVTIPDNKSYEFLATAEDRTNSTSFWLGSGEKVAARHLPKLKYFEGMKMMNGMMLMNGNLDTSGGMMMTNQMMDMNTVMYPEITEPDSTAGDIVTLNYGMLKAPEKTTLPEGPTKVLNFELTGNMNRYVWTINNKTVSEADKILIKKGENVRIILYNNTMMRHPMHLHGHFFRVLNGQGEYSPLKTVLDIMPMETDTIEFAATESGDWFFHCHILYHMMSGMGRVFSYEDSPPNPQVPDPAMAYRMLKKDDRMLHLMGQVGLESNGSDGEIMLANTRYRLSAEWRIGLNDRHGYENETHFGRYFGKMQWLFGYVGWDVRYRKMEEDEKNLFGQKNTKDFRQVLHLGVQYTLPMLILADASIDTDGRLRVQLMRDDVPITRRLRFNFMVNTDREYMAGFRYIFTRHFALSTHYDSDMGLGAGITLSY is encoded by the coding sequence ATGAAACATTTCTTCGCACTCCTCCTTCTCTTCATCGCCTACAACACTGTCTCTGCACAATCTGATGACAAACCCAAAACCATCCGCTACGATCTCTATGTAGGCGATACCATGGTTAACTATTCCGGTAAAACCAGGCATGCACTCGCTATCAATGGCACCATTCCCGGTCCTACCCTGCATTTCACAGAAGGAGACACTGCTGAGATATATGTGCACAACACCCTTCATCACGAAACTTCCATCCACTGGCACGGCCTTATCCTCCCCAATCAGGAAGACGGCGTCCCCTACCTTACTACTCAGCCGATCAAAGGCATGCAAACACATAAGTTCCGTTTCCCGGTGGTACAACACGGCACCTACTGGTACCACAGTCACACCATGTTCCAGGAACAGAGCGGCATGTACGGCTCCATCGTTTTCCATAAAAGAAACGCAGTCCCTGAGAAGGAACAGGTAGTACTGCTCAGCGACTGGACCGATATACATCCGCACCAGGTAAACCGTATGCTGCACAATGCCAGCGACTGGTTTGCCATCAAAAAAGGCTCTACCCAGAGTTATGCAGAAGCCGTTAAAAAAGGTTATTTCGGCACTAAAATTAACAACGAATGGAAACGTATGAACGCCATGGATGTAAGCGACGTCTACTACGAACGCTTCCTGACCAACGGTCAGCCTACCGCTTCCAACACCACCTATAAAGCCGGCGATAAAGTAAGACTGCGCGTCATCAACGGCAGCTCCTCCACCTATTTCTGGCTCGGCTACGGCGGCGGCAAACTCACCGTAGTAGCCAATGACGGCGCCGACGTAGAACCCGTAGAAGTAGATCGTCTCCTGGTAGGTGTATCCGAAACATATGATGTGATCGTCACCATCCCCGACAATAAAAGCTATGAATTTCTGGCTACCGCAGAAGACAGAACCAACAGCACCTCCTTCTGGCTGGGATCCGGAGAGAAAGTAGCCGCCCGTCATCTGCCCAAACTCAAGTATTTCGAAGGCATGAAAATGATGAACGGCATGATGCTCATGAATGGTAACCTCGACACCAGCGGCGGCATGATGATGACCAATCAGATGATGGACATGAACACCGTGATGTATCCAGAGATCACAGAACCCGATTCTACCGCCGGCGATATCGTGACACTCAACTACGGCATGCTCAAAGCACCGGAAAAAACCACACTGCCCGAAGGTCCTACCAAAGTACTGAACTTTGAACTGACCGGTAATATGAACCGTTACGTATGGACCATCAACAACAAAACCGTGTCTGAAGCGGATAAAATCCTGATCAAAAAAGGCGAAAACGTCCGCATCATTCTCTATAACAACACCATGATGCGTCACCCGATGCACCTGCATGGACACTTCTTCAGAGTATTGAACGGTCAGGGGGAATATTCCCCGCTCAAAACCGTACTGGACATCATGCCCATGGAGACAGACACGATTGAATTTGCCGCCACCGAAAGCGGAGACTGGTTTTTTCACTGCCATATCCTCTACCACATGATGAGTGGCATGGGCCGGGTATTCAGTTATGAAGACTCCCCTCCCAATCCGCAGGTACCAGATCCCGCAATGGCATACCGTATGCTCAAAAAAGATGACCGAATGCTGCATCTGATGGGTCAGGTAGGTCTGGAAAGCAATGGCAGCGACGGTGAAATCATGCTGGCCAATACCCGCTACCGCCTCTCCGCCGAATGGCGTATAGGCCTCAACGATAGACATGGCTATGAAAATGAGACCCACTTCGGACGTTACTTCGGTAAAATGCAATGGCTGTTTGGCTACGTAGGCTGGGATGTACGCTACCGCAAAATGGAAGAAGACGAAAAAAACCTCTTCGGCCAAAAGAATACCAAGGACTTCAGACAGGTACTACACCTCGGCGTTCAGTATACCCTACCCATGCTCATCCTCGCCGACGCCTCCATCGATACCGACGGCCGCCTGCGTGTACAGCTGATGCGCGATGACGTACCCATCACAAGAAGGTTGCGGTTCAATTTTATGGTCAATACCGACCGGGAATATATGGCTGGCTTCCGTTACATCTTCACGCGCCATTTCGCACTCTCCACCCACTACGATAGCGACATGGGCCTTGGCGCGGGGATTACGCTCTCTTATTAA
- a CDS encoding NAD-dependent epimerase/dehydratase family protein, whose amino-acid sequence MKIAITGATGYIGSVLTPILLAEGHQLRIHARSAQREVTGITYVYGSLLDPEFTTTFTSGMDAVIHMAAIISVSDQPDREAFHFNTESTRLLAAAAQRSGAKRFLLVSSITAYDQYPYEEKMDESRPFTQGMRYGYDHSKAVSQQIAMNYNRDGLEVIALAPTAVVGPFDRRPSLVGDAVIRIYKGNIPALFPGGVDFVDVRHVATAIVRALTAGIPGEAYILSGQWTTLKTLAAHIGEIRGKRVSLPVLPIWLVMGLLPLVRYYARLSGGAPYYTRQSVYNLIRSNRSIDSSKARRDLGFGTADLATTLKDTVQWFKENKMLS is encoded by the coding sequence ATGAAAATCGCGATAACCGGTGCGACAGGTTATATAGGATCGGTGCTGACCCCTATACTGCTGGCCGAAGGACACCAACTACGGATACATGCCCGTTCTGCGCAGCGGGAAGTTACCGGCATTACTTACGTATATGGTTCACTGTTAGACCCTGAATTTACAACGACCTTCACTTCCGGTATGGATGCGGTGATACATATGGCGGCCATTATCTCTGTGAGTGACCAGCCTGACAGGGAAGCCTTCCATTTTAATACGGAATCCACCCGTTTGCTGGCGGCAGCTGCACAGCGAAGCGGCGCCAAACGTTTTCTGCTGGTGAGCTCCATCACCGCCTACGATCAATATCCTTATGAAGAGAAGATGGACGAAAGCCGTCCTTTTACGCAGGGGATGCGCTATGGCTACGACCATTCCAAGGCAGTATCCCAGCAGATTGCCATGAACTATAACCGTGATGGGCTGGAGGTGATCGCACTGGCACCAACGGCAGTGGTGGGACCGTTTGACAGGCGCCCTTCACTGGTGGGAGATGCGGTGATCCGGATTTACAAGGGAAATATTCCGGCACTGTTTCCCGGCGGCGTTGATTTTGTGGATGTACGGCATGTGGCCACAGCTATTGTACGGGCGCTGACAGCCGGCATTCCCGGGGAAGCATATATCCTGAGCGGACAATGGACTACTCTCAAAACGCTTGCTGCCCATATCGGAGAAATCCGGGGAAAACGTGTATCCCTGCCCGTATTACCCATATGGCTGGTGATGGGACTGCTTCCGCTGGTACGGTACTATGCACGACTCAGTGGCGGCGCCCCCTACTACACCCGTCAATCGGTATATAACCTTATCCGTAGCAACCGCAGCATAGACAGCAGCAAAGCCCGGCGGGATCTCGGTTTCGGAACAGCGGACCTGGCCACTACTTTAAAAGACACTGTTCAATGGTTTAAGGAAAATAAAATGTTGTCATGA
- a CDS encoding DUF1295 domain-containing protein, protein MSLYLSLQQYYLFIACWSAIGVITALYLLKREAPYGRYTSDKWGPMVSNKLGWIFMETTVLVSFFAWQPITTVQWTSPAGVMTGMFLVHYLHRSFVYPLMIRTRGKKMPLVIMLSAMLFNTINGSLLGAWFADYAKYPDNWLTSFPFIAGALLFVTGIAVNWYADYRLIHLRKKGETGYKLPQGGIFEYITSPNLMGEILEWGGYALLTWSAPALAFFIWTCANLVPRAVANQRWYRQQFPAYPAQRRILLPFIW, encoded by the coding sequence ATGAGCCTATACCTTTCACTTCAACAATATTACCTCTTCATCGCCTGCTGGTCAGCCATCGGCGTTATTACCGCACTCTATCTGCTGAAAAGGGAGGCTCCCTATGGCCGTTACACCTCGGATAAGTGGGGGCCTATGGTCAGTAACAAACTGGGCTGGATATTCATGGAAACTACCGTGCTGGTATCTTTCTTTGCCTGGCAACCTATTACCACTGTTCAATGGACTTCGCCTGCCGGGGTGATGACCGGGATGTTTCTGGTGCATTACCTGCACCGTAGTTTCGTGTATCCGTTGATGATACGCACCCGTGGTAAAAAGATGCCGCTGGTAATTATGTTGTCTGCCATGCTGTTTAATACAATCAACGGCTCCCTGCTGGGCGCCTGGTTTGCTGATTATGCGAAGTATCCCGACAACTGGTTGACCAGTTTTCCTTTTATAGCCGGGGCTTTGCTGTTTGTGACAGGCATAGCGGTAAACTGGTATGCTGATTACCGGTTGATACATCTGCGCAAGAAGGGAGAAACCGGCTACAAGCTCCCACAGGGAGGCATTTTTGAATATATCACCTCTCCTAACCTGATGGGCGAGATTCTTGAATGGGGCGGTTATGCCCTGCTGACCTGGAGCGCACCCGCCCTGGCCTTCTTTATCTGGACCTGTGCCAACCTGGTACCCAGAGCCGTGGCTAACCAACGCTGGTACCGGCAACAGTTTCCGGCCTACCCTGCACAACGCCGGATACTGCTGCCTTTTATATGGTAA
- a CDS encoding beta-propeller fold lactonase family protein — MSAGVIYALCKSPAYYLFIGTYNRDKNKDGIYIYRFDPGNGSLQQTSSVSQVLNPAYLIPSASGHYVYACTEAQTPGAGSVSSFAFDPVNSKATFINSQPSGGENPVYLTEHNSRQWLAVANYTRGAHRYFAFHPGLPYAYCIEELSGMVSVYHYQHGRLDSLQRISAHYKRRADIDYSGADIHISPDGSFLYASTRASENIIVIYKIDQQKGTLTRIARQKTGGNHPRNFVIDPTGKYLLVANQMSNNVVVFERNTVTGLLKKTGNELKMPAPSCLQIKAYAL; from the coding sequence GTGTCTGCTGGTGTTATATACGCTCTCTGCAAAAGCCCAGCATATTATCTGTTTATAGGCACCTATAACCGTGATAAAAACAAAGACGGCATCTATATTTACCGCTTTGATCCGGGCAACGGCTCCTTACAACAAACGAGTTCCGTCAGCCAGGTATTAAATCCCGCCTACCTGATACCATCGGCCAGTGGTCACTACGTATACGCCTGTACGGAAGCGCAAACACCCGGAGCGGGGAGCGTCAGCAGCTTTGCCTTCGATCCTGTCAACAGTAAGGCTACATTCATCAACAGTCAGCCCAGCGGAGGTGAAAACCCGGTTTATCTGACAGAACACAACAGCCGCCAATGGCTGGCAGTGGCTAACTACACCAGGGGAGCACATCGGTATTTCGCCTTCCATCCCGGCCTGCCATATGCCTATTGTATAGAAGAGCTCTCTGGCATGGTGTCTGTCTACCATTACCAGCACGGGCGGCTGGACAGCCTGCAGCGTATTTCAGCGCATTATAAACGCCGCGCAGACATCGACTACAGTGGCGCAGACATACACATTTCTCCGGATGGCAGCTTTTTGTATGCCTCTACCAGAGCGTCAGAAAATATCATCGTGATTTATAAGATAGATCAGCAAAAAGGAACGCTGACCAGGATTGCCCGTCAAAAGACCGGTGGCAACCATCCCCGTAATTTTGTAATAGACCCTACCGGGAAATACCTGCTGGTGGCTAATCAGATGAGCAACAATGTAGTGGTGTTTGAACGGAATACCGTTACCGGCCTGTTAAAAAAGACCGGTAACGAACTGAAGATGCCGGCTCCTTCCTGTCTGCAGATAAAAGCGTATGCCCTTTAA